Proteins found in one Candidatus Neomarinimicrobiota bacterium genomic segment:
- a CDS encoding SDR family oxidoreductase, whose translation MFQADLLKGKTIFITGGGTGLGKSMAKRFLELQAKVVIASRKMDTLQATANELMSDTGGQVFPLALDVRDYRAVESALHAAVEHFGSVDILLNNAAGNFVSPTEALSHKAFDVITDIVLKGSYNTTLAFGKHWIKHKQTARVLNIVTTYATTGSGYVVPSAIAKSGVQTLTRSLAVEWAKFGITMNAIAPGPFPTEGAWERLLPPGLEKQFINRIPLKRVGDHLELANLAVFLVSDQAQYINGEVITIDGGEWLKGAGEFNFLDVLSPEEWQAMERQVRQAGKK comes from the coding sequence ATGTTTCAAGCAGACCTGCTCAAAGGGAAAACAATATTTATTACAGGTGGTGGAACCGGATTGGGTAAATCCATGGCCAAGCGCTTTCTGGAATTACAGGCCAAGGTTGTGATTGCCAGCCGTAAAATGGATACATTGCAAGCCACAGCAAATGAACTCATGTCCGATACCGGTGGTCAGGTGTTCCCCCTGGCTCTTGATGTCCGGGACTACCGTGCTGTTGAGTCTGCCTTGCATGCTGCAGTTGAACATTTTGGATCAGTGGATATCCTTCTGAATAATGCCGCAGGTAATTTTGTGAGTCCTACAGAGGCTCTCAGTCACAAAGCCTTTGATGTCATCACCGATATTGTCCTGAAGGGATCCTACAATACAACCTTGGCCTTTGGCAAACATTGGATCAAACATAAGCAAACTGCCAGAGTCCTTAATATCGTCACGACCTATGCCACAACAGGGTCAGGTTATGTGGTTCCTTCAGCTATTGCTAAATCCGGAGTTCAAACCCTGACTCGCAGTCTGGCTGTTGAATGGGCTAAATTTGGGATAACAATGAATGCCATTGCACCGGGTCCTTTTCCGACTGAGGGAGCCTGGGAACGCCTTCTGCCACCTGGTCTGGAGAAGCAGTTTATCAATCGAATTCCGCTAAAACGCGTAGGCGATCATCTTGAATTAGCAAACTTGGCAGTATTCCTGGTTTCGGATCAGGCGCAGTATATCAATGGTGAAGTGATCACTATCGACGGGGGAGAATGGCTGAAAGGAGCTGGTGAATTCAATTTTCTGGATGTTCTGTCACCGGAAGAATGGCAAGCGATGGAGCGTCAGGTGAGGCAGGCAGGTAAGAAGTGA